The sequence ACTTCTATTCTGACACAGAATTAACTCTGTGCTTCTCTGTGCCCTCGGTGGTAAAAATAGCCGGCTTCCAGAATTTGCAGCGCGAACAGCACCGAAAGCGCTCCCGCAGTCGCGTCGAGCATTGGCCAGTCAAGTCGTCCAATGCCGATCCAGAGCCCGCCCGCAACGACAATCACCTTGAAAAAGAACCCCCCGACAAAAAAGCCGAAGATCCGGTTGAACTCCCCCCGCTTCATTTCGCGACTGATATAATAAAACGGCGGCGCAAAAGCAATCAGCGACAACAACATGGCATTCAGTTTGACGGCTCCCAACCCGGGCGCACCAAGACTCGCCGTCAAAGCCACTGCACCACCCAGCAGTATGATGGCATATACGCTAATTCTCATTCGATTTCTCGGCATCAGCCTTATCCTGCTCGTCCCGCAACCGGTTCAACGTCCGAACAACGTTGACGAAACCGCCGGCCATGCCGATAAAGGCACCTAATATCGCGACCAGTGGCCTGGTCCCCCATTTCCCGTCAAGCCACCAGCCGAGATAGAAGAACCCCAACGTTGAAACCGCAAGAGTAAGCCCAAGGTGAGTGTAGGCGGTCGCATTCTGCAGAGTGTCACGAAGCGGCATTGGATGCTCTCACCACAAAGAGCACCAAGACCACAAAGTTTGCTTGGTGTTCTTTGTGTTCTTTGTGGTGAATTCCCCTTATCCTTGCTCATCCTCTTCGAGCACAATCCTCTTGGGCGGATGCATCTTCGGCTGATCGCCCATTTCGCTCAGGCCGTTGAAGATCGCACCTTCGGCCACCACCAGCCGCTGCGACTTAAGGTCGCCCTGCAGGATAGCGGTCTCCTCGAGCACCACCTTGCCGCCGCAGACAACTTTGCCGATGACGCGCCCGCCGATGATAACCTCGTGCGCGACGATGTCCCCTTCGATGACGCCTTCGGGGCCGATCGTCACGGCTTCCTCCGAGGCGATTTCACCGCTCAGCCGGCCATCGACGCGCAACGACTGCTTTACCTTGAGCCGTCCGTCGAAGACGGCATCGGGCCCAATGATGGTCGAGATTTCGCCTGACCCTTTGGCCGAATAGGATTTGGCCACCAGAACTCTCCCTTGGAAGGCGGACTCATTCCGCCGGAACTTACGCTTTACTGCACCAGTGCTGCCACCAGCACCAGTGGGAACGCGAGGATATAAAGCCCAATCATTAAACCTGCTGGCAGATCGACTAGCGATGGCAGAGGAAAACAGACTCCCGCCAGCCTCACGAGGACTCCCTGGGCGCGAAACCCGTTAAGAAGCGACGGCTGCTTGCCGAATGGCATGATGCCGGAGATCAGCATTACGGCCCCGACGAAGGGCAGGATGAGGCTGCGACCGGTCATAAGGTCTTGCGACCAACCTGCTTTCGATTTTTGGAAAGTCCTTCTAAAAGTCCTTTGGGTAGGATGCTCTCCAAATACTTTTCATCGGGATTTATCCGTACTCCAAGTCCCTTGAAATACCTCGCGTGAGTTCTATGAAGATGCTCTTCGCTCTCGGCTTCAAGAATAACGATCTCACGATTGGACTCGTGAGTCCGGCTCTCCAATTCCATTTGAATACGCATATCAAGAGCAGAATTGACGTCTGAGTCCTGGAAGACTCGCTTTTCAACAATTAGACCCTTCTTGCGGTCATAGATTAGCAAGAATACCATTTTCAATCCCTTAACTTGGTTTTCGCTCAGCGGAAGCCAGTCTCTTCAAAGCGGTTTCTATCCGCTCTCTTTCTCCCAATAACTTTGCCACTAAATCAAGTTTCTTCAAGATAGCAACCAACAGACTTCGTTCTATCTCTTCTATGGAAGCGCATAGATTTGAAAGTTCTATCAAATCGCGGATCAGGCCTGCTTCACCTCCACCATACTTGATTGCTGGATCAACTCTATCAGAAAGCGCCTCAATAGTTTGTGCCCACATATCCTGCAAGACCGTCCTCAATTGGATCTCTACGAAAAGTCCATCTACCTTTGGAATGATATGCACCGCCCGATATCCATGGCTCGGCTTCTCCCGTCGATCAATCACCGCGGCATGAGGGAATGCATGCACCAACGACACAACACACTTGTCCTGCTCAAAGGATGTTCGGCACGACAATTCTGCATCCCGCAATGTCCTGCATCTGACTGAGTCGGATACTCTCACGCGCAGTTTCTCGATGATCGAGTAGTCAGTTTTGGCGCGTCTTCCTGTGGGTGAATGGCCTAGTCCCCGGATGTTATCTATCACATGCTCATAAGCCCCACCAAACGTCCTTTTGAAAGAATCGAGCAACCTGAGATCATCGTCGCTGACTCGCCCCTCTTTCAGCCTTTCCCCGAGCCGATCAATCTGGCTCTTCGTTAGTTGCTCTTTAGATGAACCAGTATGCAGTTCGTCGCTCACTCCCCCTTGAACAGCCGCTCCGGATCGACCGGAACGCCATCCTTCCAAATCTCATAGTGCAGATGCGGCGCCGACGACTTGCCCGTCGAGCCAAGCAGTGCAATCGGTTCGCCCCGTTTCACTTCGGCTTGCGCCTCCTTCAGATTCTGCTCGTTATGACCATAGAAGGTAACCCATCCGCCCGGGTGGGCCACCATAAGCGTGTTCCCGAAGTAGGTTGTCCAGCCGCTGAAAATCACCCGACCATCGCCGGACGCCACCACCGGCGCCCCGAGTTTGCCGGCGATGTCTATTCCGCGGTGGCTTCGATCCGGAAATAGCGGATCCTCAACGAACTTCTTCGATATGAAACCGGCTACCGGCCGGTGGTCCGGTTCAGAGGCCGATCGCGACGTTTCGATTGCAGACGTCTTGAGTAACGAAGCCGCTTCGGCTGAGAGATTGACCGCCCGATCCGGACTTCCCGCTGAAGCGTCATCCGTCTCTGCACCGGCCGGTGTGAGCGGCTGGCTCATGTCGATGTGCCCACCCATACCTCTCACGATACGGGCGAGAATCTGCCTCCCCTGATCGACTTCCCGTGCCACCCGGACGATGCGCCGATTCTCCTCGCGCAGCCGTTCATTCTCCGCTGCCAGACGGTCCCAGTCAAGCGCTCTCTGAATCACGCGCGAGTAGTTGACCACCGCTGCAGCGACGCCGATGATGATCACAACCAGCAGCCAGCCGGCGACCTTGAGCCAGAACGTCGGCACATGAAGTCGCCGCGGCGGTCCGCCCTCGTCCGGGACGATCAGGACGCTTAGTTTACGCGGCACCCGGCTTCCCGCCGCCAGTTCAGCATAGAACGAATATTATATGAGATCAATGCTCGGAATCCAATATCGGTGGAGTCATTTAGGCACTTGGGAGCGATTTTGCCGTCGTAACTCGGCAAGCACTATGGCAGCGGTGTTGGAGACGTTGAGCGAGCCGACCTGCCCATAGCGGGGGATGGCGATGAGGTCGTCGCAAAGGTCTTTTGTCAATCTCGACAGCCCTCCTCCTTCACTTCCAAGGACAAAGGCAATGGAACCGGTGAGGTCGGACTCCCATATAACCTTGGTGCCCGCCGGGTCGAGGCCATAGACCCAGACGTTTGACTTCTTCAATAAGTGTATCGCCTGATGCAGATTCGAGACCTCAACCGGCGGCGTCCGCAACGCTGCACCGGCGGAGGACTTCACCACCGCCGGCGTCAGTCCGGCAGCTCTCCGTCCCGGGATAACAACGCCGGCGGCTCCGAACACCTCAGCCGAACGAATCACCGCGCCAAGGTTGTGGGGATCCTCTACTCCATCCAGCATAATTAGTCCGGCTCCGGCAACTGTCGCCGGCAGCACATCCTCCAGATAACGTAATGCCGGTGGACGATAGTAAGCGACTACCCCCTGATGAACTGCACCGCCCGTCAATCGGTCGAGATCGCCGCGGGGCGCAGTTGCCAATACGACACCAGACTTTGCCGCCCACTCTTCAAGTTCAACCTTCAGTCGGTTCTCAATCGACGGTATTATGACGATCCGCTCGACTTCCAAACCGCATGTGAGCAGTTCCTGGACTGCTCTACGGCCATAAGCCAGAGCCGCTTTCGACGACCGGTGAGTTCCCCGTTTTGCGATTGCGCAACCCTCACTTCAACTTTTTTGCAAACATTGCGCGCTAATCGCTAAAGTTCTGCTTACGGGATGCCGATATCTATGGTGAAGAGACCATATGGCCGTCCCCTTGCACTTCAGCGGCCACCGCGTTACATCAATCTCTGCTTCCATCTGATGCCCGGCACTGCCGGGCATCAGGCTTTTTGTCCCGGACTATGGCTCCCCCTACCGACCCCATAGTATTCGAATCCAAGCGATGTCATCCGCTCCGGATCGTATAGATTCCGGCCGTCGAAGATTATGGGCTGCCGCATTAGCGACTGGATCCGGGCGAAGTCGGGATTGCGGAACTCGTTCCACTCGGTGGCGATGATAAGCGCATCAGCGCCTTTCAGCGCAGCGTATGCATTGTCTGCATAGATAACAGCATTCCCCAGAACCCGTCGTGCCGTGCCCATTGCTTCGGGATCGAATGCAGTAACAATGGCGCCTGTTGTGAGCAGGCTTCGGGCTACCTCGATTGCCGGCGACTCCCGAACGTCATCCGTGCGAGCCTTGAAGGCCAGTCCCCATTGTGCCACCTTAATACCACTCAAGTTGCCGCCAAACCGAGTCTTTATTTTTCCTACCAGTGATTGCTTCTGAAACTCGTTCGATCGGATAGTTGCTTCCGATATGAGAAGCGGACTATCGTGCCTCTCTGCAGTGTGGACCAGCGCCCGAAGGTCTTTGGGAAAGCATGAGCCGCCGAATCCAAGACTGGGAAAGAGAAAGTGACGACCTATCCGCTCATCCGAACCGATGCCGTTTCGGACCTCTTCGACATCCGCTCCTACGACATCGCAGAGTCGGGAAATCTCATTGATGAAGGCGACCTTGGTAGCCAGAAATGCATTGGCGGCATACTTCGTGAGTTCAGCCGACTCAACCTTCATAACGATGATTCGGTCGCTGATGCGCATAAAGGAGGAGTAAAGCGATGTCATCACCTCGATAGCCCTTGGACTATCCGAACCGATCACCACCCGGTCAGGCTTCATAAAGTCGTCCACCGCAGCTCCTTCCTTCAGGAACTCGGGATTGGAAACGACATCGAAGGGTGCACTCGACAGTGATGCAATCAACTCCCGGACCTGTCGCGCCGTTCCCACTGGAACCGTC is a genomic window of Calditrichota bacterium containing:
- a CDS encoding AtpZ/AtpI family protein — protein: MPLRDTLQNATAYTHLGLTLAVSTLGFFYLGWWLDGKWGTRPLVAILGAFIGMAGGFVNVVRTLNRLRDEQDKADAEKSNEN
- a CDS encoding polymer-forming cytoskeletal protein → MFSSAIASRSASRFNDWALYPRVPTGAGGSTGAVKRKFRRNESAFQGRVLVAKSYSAKGSGEISTIIGPDAVFDGRLKVKQSLRVDGRLSGEIASEEAVTIGPEGVIEGDIVAHEVIIGGRVIGKVVCGGKVVLEETAILQGDLKSQRLVVAEGAIFNGLSEMGDQPKMHPPKRIVLEEDEQG
- the rlmB gene encoding 23S rRNA (guanosine(2251)-2'-O)-methyltransferase RlmB, translating into MAKRGTHRSSKAALAYGRRAVQELLTCGLEVERIVIIPSIENRLKVELEEWAAKSGVVLATAPRGDLDRLTGGAVHQGVVAYYRPPALRYLEDVLPATVAGAGLIMLDGVEDPHNLGAVIRSAEVFGAAGVVIPGRRAAGLTPAVVKSSAGAALRTPPVEVSNLHQAIHLLKKSNVWVYGLDPAGTKVIWESDLTGSIAFVLGSEGGGLSRLTKDLCDDLIAIPRYGQVGSLNVSNTAAIVLAELRRQNRSQVPK
- a CDS encoding UDP-glucose/GDP-mannose dehydrogenase family protein produces the protein MKVAVIGTGYVGLVTAACLAENGNDVIGVDIDPGLVERLSAGSVHIYEPGLEPLVRHNLAAGRLSFTTDTVAAVRSSDVVFFALPTPMSEDGAADLSHLLSAAKVAADGIESYKVIVNKSTVPVGTARQVRELIASLSSAPFDVVSNPEFLKEGAAVDDFMKPDRVVIGSDSPRAIEVMTSLYSSFMRISDRIIVMKVESAELTKYAANAFLATKVAFINEISRLCDVVGADVEEVRNGIGSDERIGRHFLFPSLGFGGSCFPKDLRALVHTAERHDSPLLISEATIRSNEFQKQSLVGKIKTRFGGNLSGIKVAQWGLAFKARTDDVRESPAIEVARSLLTTGAIVTAFDPEAMGTARRVLGNAVIYADNAYAALKGADALIIATEWNEFRNPDFARIQSLMRQPIIFDGRNLYDPERMTSLGFEYYGVGRGSHSPGQKA